The genomic interval ACGGATTACATCCCATGCTGTTCCTAAGACCAATAATTCCGGGCACAACGACAGAAGAGCTAGAGGATATAATTAAGGAGGCAAAAAACCATGGAGCCGAAGGAGTCGTCATAGGAAGTCTAAGAGTAACCCCACTAATACTCACACGTCTTGAGAAATTCGGAGTAAACACGAGAGAAATAAAAGACAGAATAAGGGACAAGTCTCTTCAGCCTGGTAAGCAGGTTTCTGTTCCAATGAGAGAATACAAGGAACAGGCAATCCAAATCTCGAGACAGAATGGTCTCATACCGTTTTTGTCTGCCTGTTGTGCCAGCAACTATGTGGCTTACCTCTATAGTGGAGAGAGGGTACCCTGTCCAGGGCTCGACTACATCAAAGGAGACTTCTGTACGGTTTGTCCAGTGAATTGTCCCGCGTTGAAAACAGAGGTCGATGAAGGAGAGGTAAAAGAATATGTAGAGAAATTCCTTAACATGAAAAACCTAAAAATAGAGGTAGAAGACAAGTACATTTTTATTTATGGTGTGAAGGACAGGCTTAAGGATCATCAAAGATACTTGCTTGAAATAGGCTTCCGTAGAAGGGTCGTCTTTAGACGCTGACATAAACAGCATGAGCTTTTGGATTTTCCCATGGAAAGAAAGTTTTATTAGCGAGGTCTTTTCTGAATGCACTGAACAGGCTTGGCTCGGGTCAAAATCAGCGGAACATTGTTTGCTAAGAAAAGGATAGGTAGAAACGTATACAGGGCATACTTTGTAATCATTTCCGATGGACGAATGATACGCAACCTCGTTGACAAAAACTCGAGAGGAGACTACGGGGGAGACGGAGAAGTAGAATTTACAAGGACCCTAGTTATCCATGCAAAATACGGTCCAAGCGGGCTCGAAGGAGTAAAAACATTCGGCGGCTTATGGTACTCTATAGTTCTGGTACCCTCAGATACATACAGAGAGGTAAAACTTAACCTCCCACTGCGGGACGAGGAAATCTCGATAGAGATTAGGGGAAATTTTGACATCGAGAGGACAAGTGGATGTTCCTGGTACGATACCCTTTCCCTTATAAATTTGATAAAGCAACCAGGCATTACAAGTTCCAGTTCTGCCTAAATTATTCTCACCAGTTTTTCTACGACTTCAGAACCAGGCTTCGAGGCATTTGCAACAACCTTGTAGTTTACTTCGGGAACTACTTCAGAAATATGATATCTCTTTCCATCGAGAATAACCATGTGTCTAGTCGTCTTGTATGGATATAGAATGCCACTGCGGGCATGATCGATTACTTCTGCCTTTGTAGGTCTAATATTGTTTCTCCAAGACTCAACAACGATTGCATCTGAAAAGTAGTCAACCATAGCTACAGGAATGCTTTTAAAACCCATCATCTTCAGTGCCTCGAACCTATGGTGTCCATCAAGAATTACCATGCTTGCTTCATCAACCACAATTGGTTTTACAAGGACGCCCCTGGCTAAAATGTCACGTACCAGTTCATATGTATGCATCATATCAGTTTCTTCATGAGGTCTTATATCTCCAATATTAACAATAGCTATCCTTGTCACAAATTTATGCATATATGAACAAAACATTTCATAAATATAAATTTATCTTCTTTTTTGACTATTTTTGAACAGGTGTCAGAGCCTCAAAGTCTACTCGTGCCTCCAAGAGATCCAACGAAAGTGAAAGAACATTTCCAATAAGATATGTTATAAGGGTCAACTCTTTTCCTTGAGTAAAAAAGCTGGAATACAGCTTTCCCAGCTCCTTTTTGCTAACTTTATCTCCTCTCTGAAACGCATTTATCCCACAGGTCACAGCTTTCTTTATAATTTCAACTTGTTCTTCTGTGACTGTTTGACCTCTTTGAAGAATTCTTGCAAGGCTCACAAATACGTCGCCCAATCTCTCAAGAGTTTTGGCATAATTGAAATATGGAAGTAATAGTGGTCTCTGGGGTATTCCTACTTTTTCTGCATAGCTACTGCTTTTTAGTGATAATGCTACCTGCCTGCTTAGCAGGAAATAGAATTTGTCTAGTTCCTCATCTCTCTCAATGATGCTTTTCAAGTACTGCATGTGGCCTGTGCGTGCATATTCTTCTAGGTCTCTAAGATTATTCTTCAACAATAGCTCCATTCTGGATATAATCTTTTCAATGCTAATAGTGGAAGTGTCTGCAATCATTTGTAGCAAAAAGTAGTTTTCTTCTTCTTCAAATGCCTCTAGTCCAACTAGACGGAGTAAGCTTCTTCTAATATTTTCTTTTAGAAGTGTCTTGTTTGTCTTCTTAGGATAAGATATGCGAATGCTCGTGTATCCAGCTGAGTAATAGGAGATAATTATTCTTTCGGTCGATTTTTCCTCGCCTGGCTCAATTTCTACCTGTGCTTCTTGCTTTATTTCTTCTGCCTCACGGGGTTTCGGCCATATCTCTAAGTAGTCGTCTCTGTCTTCAATGTAAACATCTTGGCCCTCCTTTAAGTCATGTTTCTTCAGCCACTTTGATGGAAGCGTGACTGCTAGGCTTGCTTTTCCAAGTCTTATTAGTTTCCTTGCCAAAGGCATGTTTTAAATGTATATACACTTGGTATAAAATATTAACTGTCTATACAAAATGTTTTATTTTTAGATACTGTTTGACATTGTATGGGTATATACGTCGAGAAAATTAAAAACACAGAAATAGGACTGAGCTTCGATGATGTCTTAATCGTTCCAGCCTATTCGGACGTAAAGCTCAGCGATATCGATGTTTCTACAAGGCTCACTAGAAAACTTTTACTAAAAATACCCATCGTTTCGAGTCCAATGGACACTGTGACAGGCATCGAGATGGCGCGAAAACTTGGACAGTTGGGGGGACTGGGCGTTTTTCCCAGAAATCTCCCTGAAGAAAACTTGTTACAGTATGTTAAGACTCTTGCCGATGAAGGAATAAATATAGGTGTAGCTGTTGGGCCCTTCGACGACGAGAGAGTATCAAAGGTTCTAGATAAAGGCGCGAGTTTGATAGTCATAGATACTGCCCATGGGCACAGCAAAAACGTTGTCGAGGCAACAAAAAGGTATTCAAGCATCGGAGCAGAGGTCATGGCTGGAAACATAGTTACAGGAGTAGCTGCCCTAGACTTGATACATGCAGGCGCCTCGTCCCTTAGGGTTGGGGTCGGACCGGGACATGCATGTGTAACCAGAGAAGTTGCAGGAGTGGGATATCCACAGCTCTCTGCCATTGCACAGGTGGCAGATGTGGCAAGAGAATATGGAGTCACGGTGGTTGCAGACGGCGGAATCGAGAAGCCTGCAGACATAGTAAAGGCACTAGCCGCAGGTGCAGATGCAGTAATGCTCGGATACTTACTTGCAGGAACAGACGAGGCACCGGGAGAAATTGTAAAGAGGGATGACAAATGCTTCAAGGTTTACCGAGGCATGGGAAGCAGGGGGGCACTCCAAAGTGGATCGCAACGTTATGGAGAATTCAAGAAGGCTCCGGAAGGTGTAGAGGGACTAGTACCATGTAGGGGACCAGTAGAAGGTGTAGTCGAATTCCTAGTTAATGGATTAAAGCAGGGGATGGGCTACGTTGGAGCCGTAAACCTAGAAGAATTGAAGAAAAAGTCCAGGTTTGTTAGATTGACTAATGCAGGCTTGCACGAGAGCCAGGCTAGAGGCCTCTTCGAGGTGAAATACTAATGGGGACAGTAGAGATAGGACAGTTAGTCTTACATGGCAAGCTAATTGAGAACGCTAGATTAGAGGTATCAACGTCCGAAGATATGTATTTCGAGTCTGCTGTTTCTCCTGGCTTCAGCGACGCCCACGCACATCCACAAGTTGTGGATGTGGGGGAAGGTGGACACTGGAGAGACTCATATGAATGGCTTGAGAATAGAAAGCTGAGGGTAAACGAGGCAGCCATAAGAAAAGACAAGGAGCTCTCAGCGTTACTTGCAGAGGCAACAATCCTCTCCTCCATAATTGATGGTGTAACAATGCTTTCACTGACCGGGAGCCTCGAGGGTAATATCGAAGCTGTTAAAAAACTTAAAGCAACTCCCAGGGTCGTACTTTTGCCAACCGTAATGAATCTTGATGGTTGGAGCCTCCCAGAAAACATATTTGTCAAGTATGTGGAAAATAGTTTCCTGTGGGATGGATATTTCTCTCTAGGATTTTTTGTTCACTCTATCAAAAAGGCAGATATTTCGATGCTCAGGGCCTCTTATAATATCTCCCGAAAACTTCACCTACCCTTCGCGTTGCATCTCTCTGAAGGTATTGACGAAGTAGATGCACTTGTCGAGGCTCTTGGAAAAGAACTAGACAGGGTAATAGCTGTCCACTGTATAGCTTCTCCTGAGAAATGTCGTAAAGCGGGGTTAAAAGTTGTACATTGTCCAACTTCAAACATATATCTTTACAACAGGACTCTTGGAAGCATAGAACATTTTGACTCGCTTGGTAGTGACTGGCCTCTAGTAACGGGTAACCTTTTTAGGACTTTTCAGGATGCAGTCAAGTTGCACGGCGCTACTATGGATCTCCTTGCAAAGGCAACTCTTGGAGGATACGAAATATACAACATCAAGCCAGAAGGCGACCTAGTGACCTTCGATGATCCTATTGAGAAAGTGCTAAGGGGCGAATCTAGACCTGTATACGTTTTCGTAAAGAGCAAGCCTATAGTAAAAGACGAGATAATTGATCCGTATGGTTTATCCAGGACAGACGTAGAGAGAATTGTTAGGGAAAGGGTCAATTATGCATTCGAAAAATACGGATTATAGCGTAGTTGTCCTAGACTTTGGAGGGCAATATGCACACTTAATAGCCAGGAGAATCCGTGAACTAAACTATCACTCATTGCTTTTGCCGTACGATGCCAGCCTAGAAGAGATACAGCGTTTAAATCCCGTCGCCGTCATATTGTCAGGTGGACCCGCAAGCATATACGAGGCCAACGCGCCAAAGCCAAGCAAAGAGGTTTCGCATTGGCTCCTAAGTGGAGAGGTACCAGTTCTAGGGATATGTTACGGCCACCAGCTGTTGGCAGACATGCTTGGTGGAGAGGTTCAAAGGCGAGATGAAGCGGAATATGGCTTAAGCAAAATGAATGTGTTGCAGGACGACGAACTCTTCCGCGGGACCCCAAAAGAGCAAACCGTTTGGATGTCCCATAGGGACGCCGTTGTAAGGTTACCGCCCGACACTATTAGACTAGCTGAAACAAACTATTCCTACGTAGCGGCATTTAGACACATAGCTAAGCCTATATACGGTGTCCAGTTTCATCCAGAGGTCAAGCACACCGAGCATGGAATGACGATTCTGAGAAACTTCTTAGCAAGAATAACGGGGGCACAGCCAAACTGGTTTGTAGAAGACGTCGTCGAAGAAAAAATAAAGGAGCTAAAGAAAAAAACTCGTGGAAACGTACTAGTCGCTGTTAGTGGTGGAGTAGACTCAATAACTACGGCAACAATAATGTTAAGAGTTTTTGGTTCAAACAGTGTTCACATAGTTTTCGTAGATACGGGTTTACTCCGTGAAGGTGAGCCTGAAAGGGTACTTAAAACCCTAAAATCTCTTGGCTTTGAGCACATCCACTTTGTTGACGCCAAAAAATTGTTTCTCTCAAGGCTAAAAGGTGTAACGGACCCAGAAGAGAAAAGAAAAATTATTGCGGAAACATTTCGTGAAATCTTTGTTTCAACAGTCATGGAAGTCGAGAAAAAATATGGCCAGATAAATTATCTGGCCCAAGGAACAATTTATCCAGACAGAGTAGAAAGTGGAAAAACAAGCCGAGCAACAGCGAAAATAAAGAGCCACCACAATGTAGTAATGGGCCAGCTCCCAGGCATAGAGATCCTAGAGCCCCTAGCAGACTTCTATAAAGATGAGGTCAGAAAAATTGCTCTTAAACTAGGAATACCGGAAGAGATAGTGTACCAGCACCCGTTTCCTGGGCCTGGTTTAGCAGTAAGAATAATTGGCGAGGTGACCGAGGATAAACTTTCCATTTTAAGGAAAGCGACAAAAATCGTTGAAGAAGAGTTCCTGAAAAGTGGATGGTACCGTAAAGTGTGGCAGGCATTCCCTGTTCTACTTTCGTTGAAGACTGTAGGTGTCAAGGGCGACGTCAGAAGCTATGAATACGTGGTGGCTTTAAGAGTCGTTGAAAGCGAAGACGCTATGACTGCAAACTTTGTTAAGCTACCATGGGAACTTCTCGACAGAATATCGCACAGGATTACAAATGAGGTTGAAGGAGTGAATAGAGTTCTCTACGACATTACTAATAAGCCGCCAGCTACAATCGAATTCGAATAGGGGACAGCTTTTTCATCCCAAATGAATCAGTTTTCTCCTTATTGTCTTGTCAAGAATGTTGACTCATGTAGTTGTTAAATTAGTTAAACTAAAAAATTTTAAATTTTCCCTAATTCGAACAGCCCGTGAAGATACAAAGGTCTCTAGAAATAACACTGATTGCAATATGCGCAGCGCTCTATGCGGCCCTCGGCATAGCTACCTACCTAGGTCTATTTACCCCTATCCTTAGCACTGTTCGCTTTTGGCCTTCCGTATTTGTGCCAGCAATATTCTCGATCGCTTTCTCGCCTATGATAGGTGGGGTTGGCGCAGCCATAGGAATTTTTATCAGTGACATGGTTGTTCACGGGAATCCTCTGTTGAGTCTAACCGTAGGCGTCCCAGCAAATTTCTTGGGCTTCTATACAATAGGCTACCTTTATAGGAAGCTGAGAGACGAAAAAAAGATTATAATGCTTATTTTCTCAGAACTCCTCCTAACTACTCTAATCCTTGTTGCATTGCTCTACTTCAATCTCCTAGATTACTCTTTCCTATTCGCGGCAATTATAGCCATAATTGCAACGGCCCTGCCAGCGATTCTACTGAAGGGCGAAGATAGGAGAATAGTGGTTTCAGGATCTACTGGACTCATGCTTGGGTCAGCCTACATAGGTATAGGTGTCTGGGTTTTCAGCCAGTTCTTTACATTACCCAGTGGACAAGCATATCTGCCAGGCTGGGCTGCCCTCGTCTGGTTCTTGTGGACATATCTGACAGAGATACCCTTTATCGCGATTCTAACACCCCCAGTCGTAAAGGTTCTAAAAAGCTCAGGCATAACTTTTGGCGAGGAAAAATGAGATGTGCCTCTGCTTGGAGCCCGGCTGGCCTTAGCGGAATATTTGAGACACACATAGTCGAGGATCCATTGTTAACGGGGGCCAGAGGTGCAGGATTAGCGCTGAAAAAGGGTGTCACAGTTACAGCTTGTGAAAGCGAGCAACAAGGAGTCAAAATCAGTATTAGTGACGGCGGCAAGATAATCCCAACAGTCAGTACCGTCGCGAAGAAGCTGTTGTCTATGTTCCCTGGACAGCTTGGAGTCGAAATCTATGTTGATGTATCTGTTCCAATTGGTGGCGGACTAGGCACAAGTGGTGCAAGTGCTCTAGCCACGGCTCTCGCTCTGGGACGGCTACTAGGATTAAGGCTAAGCTACCTAGATCTAGCAAAAATTGCACATGTTGCAGAGGTGGAATGCAAGACAGGACTAGGAACGGTTTCGGGGCTTGTTGCAGGTGGCGTTGTTATTGTTGTTAGACCAGGAGCGCCTGGAAACGATCTAGTAGATAGGCTCCTCTTTGACAAGGACATGAAAGCGATTATAGGCTTTTTTGGAAGCCGAAGCAAGCCGGAGATCTTGTCTTCAGCTAGCTTACCTTTAATAGACGCCGTTGGAAAGAGGTTGATAGACGAGCTTATTCGTGAAAGATCGTTAGAAAAACTACTTGAGGTTTCCAAGAGATTTTCTCTGGAAACAGGGCTAGCGACTGAGAACGTTAAGAGAGCCTTCAATGCCCTAGAAGAGGCAGGAATACCATACGCAGGGCAGACACAGATAGGGGACGCTGTATTCACCGTAGTGCACGACGAGCAAGTAGATAAGGCAGTAGAGGTCTTAAATAACCTCAAAGCAAAAACTATTGTTTCGGAGATAAGCTGGGAACCCGCAAGACTCGTCTAGGCAGTAAACATTTTTAGTCCTCTAGTGCATATCTACCACATGACTAGACTTGTAAGAGCTCACATTATTGTATCTGGCCTTGTCCAGGGAGTTTTCTATAGGGCAACCATGCAGGAGGTTGCAAGGAGTCTGGGAGTAACTGGCTGGGTACGTAACCTACCAGATGGGAGAGTAGAAGCCGTTGCCGAGGGAGACGAGGAAGCCGTAAAAAAACTTATAGAATGGGCTTGGCGTGGACCCCCAATGGCAAGAGTAGAAAATGTTGAGGTAAAGTGGGAGGATTATAGGGGAGAGTTTAGGGACTTTTATATTCGTTGGTGATAAGTTTTGAGGAAGCTTCACAGTGTAGGCAGGGTTATAGAAGAATCATTAAAGTTCCTTAGGTTACCCAGCGTTATCAAGGTGCCCGTAACAGACTCTCTTGGGCTATACTCAGCCGAGGATGTCTATTCATCCTTTAAGCTTCCCCCAAGACCTAAAACCGTTGTCGACGGTTACGCGGTTAGGTCTCGCGATGTAGAGGCCGCCGGACCTAGCACTCCAGTAGTGCTCAGGAAAATCGAGGGCGTTATAAGGCCAAGTTCTAAGGAGGAAATGGTTCTGCCTGAAGGCTACGCCGCCAAGATAGAAACTGGAGCTCTTCTACCAGAGGGCGCAGACGCCGTGGTGCCTATTGAAGATGTAGTAGAAAAAGAGGATCGAGTATATATCTACAAACGTTTGGCCCAATGGGAAAATGTCTCCTTGCCTGGCGAAGAATACGATACTGATATAAGGATAGTGGGACAGGGCGAAAGAATACAGCCACACAGCGTTGCAGGCCTCATGTTGGAAGGAAAAGAAACCGTAAATGTTTATGATTTCAGCGCCAGTATACTTAACATAGGCGACGAGATAATCTCCCAAACATTCTTCAGACCATACACGCACATATTTGTAGCCTCATGGCTAAAAACCCTGGGCGTGAACGTTAGTTCAATAGACTTCTCGCCGGACTCTGTGGAACATATAGTTAGCTGGTTAAAGAAAAGGAAGGAGTGGCTAACCGTACTTATAGGTGGGACATCGATGGGTGGACACGACTTGACAGTGCAAGCTATAAACAAGCTAGAGCCGGAATACATTGTTCACGGCTTGGCCCTTCAGCCGGGGAAAACTGCGTGCGTGGCTGTGAAGGACGGCAGGCTCATATTGGCTATTAGTGGGCTTCCTGTTGCTGCGTTATCAACTCTTGAGGTTTTCTTTAGGCCTCTTGCTAGGAAGCTAGGGATGCAGGTTCCGCTATTACCCACGATAAGGGCTAAACTTACAAGGCGCATCTCGGTGAAAATGGGTGTTATAGGCTTTGCCAGGGTGCGTGTTTACCGGGAAAACGAAGAGTACTATGCTGAACCAGTAATGCTAGGGGGGTCTGGTGCTTTGGCAAGTCTCCTCAGGGGCAACGGCTACGTCATAGTGCCTGAAGGGGTTGAGGGGTACGATGAAGGCGAAACTGTAGAGGTTAATTTGTACCGAGAGGTGGAAAATATTGGAGAGAAAAATATTTAGAAAAATGGTAAGCGTCGACGAAGTAATCCCACTTATAGAGTCTTACAGGCCGCTTAATCCACTAGGAGAAGTAGAAGTCTCCTTGAAGGAGGCAATAGGGCGGGTCTTAAGCAGAAACATTTTTTCACCCTCCAATTATCCTCCATACACTAGGGCAACAGTAGACGGCTACGCTGTAATAAGTGAAGACCTAGCGGGAGTATACGAGGATAGGCCAAAAACCTTGAAGCTTGTCGGGAAAGTGGCTACCGGAGAGACCAAGTTGCTTAGACTAGAAAGAGGACAATGTGTAGAAGTCTCTACTGGCGCAGTTGTTCCCTATCCTGCAGATGCCGTCGTGTTAATTGAGCATACGCACGCGAGGAATGGCGAAGTAGAGTTTTACCGCTCGGTAGCCAGAGGTGAAAACATTGACATTGCTGGTTCCGATATTGCTGAAGGAGAAGTTGTCGCGTGGAAAGGGACTATAGTCACCCCACTTCTAGTTTCAGTATTAGCAGCTGTAGGGATAGACAAGGTATGGGTATATAGGCCGGTTCGCCTAGGAATAATTCCCACAGGCAACGAACTGAAAACTCCAGGAGAAAAGCTCGAATACGGACAAATCTATGACTCCAACTCAACAATGATCTATGCCTATGCAAAGTCCATAGGAGCAGAGCCCAAGATATATCCCCGCGTACACGATGTAGTTGAAGAAATAGAAGAAGCTCTACACAAGGCATTAAATGAAAACGATATAGTAGCAACGATTGGCGGAACCTCTGCCGGCCTAGAGGATAAAACCTACAGGGTTCTAAGCAGGCTCGAACCAGGAATCATACTCCATGGTGTAAGAGAAAAGCCCGGCAGACCCCTCGCTGTAGCCGTCCACGGAGACAAGATAGTCTTCGCGTTGCCCGGCTTCCCACTTTCATGTCTGCTAACAGTCAACCTCTACCTTCTTCCCGTAATACTAAAGCTTCAAGGCACGCCTAAAAGTGAGGTCCCAACAATAAAGGCACGCATAGAGACACCTATCCGTGGAGAACCAGGTATAAGGGTATTTGTGCCCGCAATCCTGAAGCACAACGGAGAAATGAAGGCTTACCCCCTAACGGGTCACAGCGGACGTGTGTCGGCAATGTCACTATTAGACGGCTATATAATTGTTCCAGAGGACACAGAACACCTTCCAGAAGGGACAGAAGTCGACGTGCTATTAAACCCATTCCAGAAAAACTATGAACTAAACATTATTGGTTCCCATGACCCACTGTTACAATCCATAGTTGCAAATCTGCCAGGCTACGACAAAGTACGCATGGTCAACGTCGGCTCGCTCTCAGGGCTCCAAGCACTAAAAAGCGGAGTAGCAGACATGGCTGGAACACACCTACTTGACCCAGCTACGGGAGAATACAATTTACCAATTATAAGACAGCTCGACATTAAACAAGCACTAGTTCTCATAGGCTATAAGCGAGAACAGGGCTTCATATATAGGAAAAACACAGAACTAGTTTCTTCATTTAAAGATATAGTCGATAAACATCTACGCTTCGTCAACAGGAATCCCGGAAGCGGTACACGTGTACTCATTGATCACATGTTAGAAGAGGAATCACGTCAACTAGGAATATCGCCTGAAGAGATGAAGAAAAGGCTTACTGGCTATACCTTTGAGGTTAAAACCCACGAGGCAGTAGCTTACCTCATTAGCAGGGGAATAGTTGACGTAGGAATAGGTGTAAAATATATTGCTGAGAGATATGGTCTAGAGTTTAAACCTATCACAAGCGAGAGATATGACATCGTGATAAGAAGAGAAGCCTATACAAATAAATTAGTGAGCCAAATAATAGAAAAAATCAGGAACCTAGACAAAGCGACGCTACCCGCAGGATATTCTTTGGACACGAAAACTGGAACAATAATAGAGTTGTAAAGGAACAAGGACCAATCAAACACGAAGGCACTAATTAAATCATATATAGAATTATAGTTTTTACGATTTCATTACATAGTTATAAGCAAAAAGTACATAAGATAGCCAATTCTATGTAACCATGTATGAGTCAAAGACAAAACTATAAAAAAATAATAGTAATCGCCATAGCGATAGTAGTAGTACTGGCTGGACTATTCATCTTCTCTGCAAACAAGCCTGCTCAACAACAAGCCTCTCAACAGCAACCATCCCAGCAATCATCACAACAAGCTTCTCAGCCAGTGCTCCTAAAGGGAAGTGGTGCAACTTTTCCCGAGGCCCAGCTCAGAAAATGGATACAAGTCTTTACTTCTACAAATACAGATATAAAGATTGAATACAGCGCTGTAGGTAGTGGCCAAGGAGTAAGCGACTTCATTAATGGTCTTACGACCTTTGGTTGCTCGGATGTTCCACTGACAATTGAACAGCTGAACCAGGCTAAAAACAAATATGGGATTGTTTATCAAGTTCCCTACCTTCTCGGAGGAATAGCGGTAGTGTACAATGTACCGGAGCTAAAAGACAAACAACCACTCAAGCTTACACCAGAAGTTCTCGTAGACATCCTCCTCGGAAAAATAAATTATTGGGATGACCCAAAGATAAAGGAACTAAACCCTGAAGTCGCGAATCTCTTACCGCACAAAGAGATATACTTTATTCATAGAAGTGACGGCAGTGGAACAACAGCTGTCTTCACGTCTTACCTGAGCTTTGTCTCGAGCGAATGGAAAACAAAAGTTGGAACTGGGAAAACGGTTCAATGGCCTCTTGACTCGATGGGAAGAGGACAAGGTGCACAAGGAAATACAGGTGTTGCAAGCATGGTTCAGCAAACACCGTACTCCATGGGATATGTCGAACTGGCATATATGAAGGGAATGGGTGTGGTAGCTTTAAGAAACAATGCAGGTAAATTCGTACAACCTTCTCCTGAAAGGGTCAGTTTAGCCGTTAAAAGCTTGGATGTCGATTTTACTAGTGATATATACAGTTTAGACCTTCTATCGAAGATCTTTGGAACAACAGATCCAGATGCCTATCCAATCTCTTCCCCAACTTACATGTTTCTCAAGTCTCCTGACAACTACGACCTAAACACGAGAAAGGCACTTGCAAGATGGTTACAGTTTATAGCTACAGACGGTCAGAAGCCAGAAAATATTGCAGAAGGTTATGCGCCAATACCACAAAGTATTTCACAGAAAATACTTCAGCTATCTCAACTTTTTGGTAAATAAATAAAATATTTTCTTTCTATATATTTTTGTTTTTCATGTTTATCATAAACATAAACTATATATACTTGGCTACGAAATACTTAGTGAGTGTAAGTTATGAATAGAGACATGTTAAGGATCATGCTATCTATACCAGGAGTTCTACTATTGAGCATAGATATTCTTTTGATTCTTGTTCTCTTCAAGGAATCTATCCCAGTCCTCACTTACGAGGGACTTCGCATATTCACGGAATTTCAATGGAATGCAGCAGAAGATCCAGCAAAAGAAGTTTATGGAATAATTCCTCCCCTAGTTGGGTCTCTGTATGTGGCTATTCTTGCGATCATGTTTGCAGCATTTTTCTCGATTTCTCTAACTATTTTTATCCAGGAAATTTTTCCGTACAGGGCGCGTTTTGCAATTGAAGAACTAATTAATGTCGCGTCTACTTTTCCAACAGTTCTTTACGGCTTGTGGGGTCTTACACTTATTGTGCCACTGGTGAGACAGCTAGCTGTAAAGCTTGGATATGTCAATGTCACAGGAGCGAGCATTGTAACGGCTGGACTAGTGTTGTCTATCATGATTGCTCCATACTCCACGGCGATAATTAAATCCGTATATGCATCTGTACCTTTATCATACATAGAGGCAATAGCTAGTTTAGGTGCTACAAAGATCGAGCGGGCCATCATCGTTTTAAAG from Thermofilum adornatum carries:
- a CDS encoding radical SAM protein, translated to MNQLEQQLGQESKSKASSDYHAKKPPRPCGFTVHTVIGCRFACTYCYLPDMGISTTVPQIYGLNGEEITYALLRNKYFLPTRKGSLIAIGSVGKPFVDPQGAQRTMEYVSSFERYLGNPIQFSTKAIVPEEVINWLSKRKIPINPLITIVTLKHAKILETQAPDPYDRLDTMKKMRKHGLHPMLFLRPIIPGTTTEELEDIIKEAKNHGAEGVVIGSLRVTPLILTRLEKFGVNTREIKDRIRDKSLQPGKQVSVPMREYKEQAIQISRQNGLIPFLSACCASNYVAYLYSGERVPCPGLDYIKGDFCTVCPVNCPALKTEVDEGEVKEYVEKFLNMKNLKIEVEDKYIFIYGVKDRLKDHQRYLLEIGFRRRVVFRR
- a CDS encoding ParB N-terminal domain-containing protein, with amino-acid sequence MMHTYELVRDILARGVLVKPIVVDEASMVILDGHHRFEALKMMGFKSIPVAMVDYFSDAIVVESWRNNIRPTKAEVIDHARSGILYPYKTTRHMVILDGKRYHISEVVPEVNYKVVANASKPGSEVVEKLVRII
- a CDS encoding phosphate signaling complex PhoU family protein encodes the protein MPLARKLIRLGKASLAVTLPSKWLKKHDLKEGQDVYIEDRDDYLEIWPKPREAEEIKQEAQVEIEPGEEKSTERIIISYYSAGYTSIRISYPKKTNKTLLKENIRRSLLRLVGLEAFEEEENYFLLQMIADTSTISIEKIISRMELLLKNNLRDLEEYARTGHMQYLKSIIERDEELDKFYFLLSRQVALSLKSSSYAEKVGIPQRPLLLPYFNYAKTLERLGDVFVSLARILQRGQTVTEEQVEIIKKAVTCGINAFQRGDKVSKKELGKLYSSFFTQGKELTLITYLIGNVLSLSLDLLEARVDFEALTPVQK
- the guaB gene encoding IMP dehydrogenase: MGIYVEKIKNTEIGLSFDDVLIVPAYSDVKLSDIDVSTRLTRKLLLKIPIVSSPMDTVTGIEMARKLGQLGGLGVFPRNLPEENLLQYVKTLADEGINIGVAVGPFDDERVSKVLDKGASLIVIDTAHGHSKNVVEATKRYSSIGAEVMAGNIVTGVAALDLIHAGASSLRVGVGPGHACVTREVAGVGYPQLSAIAQVADVAREYGVTVVADGGIEKPADIVKALAAGADAVMLGYLLAGTDEAPGEIVKRDDKCFKVYRGMGSRGALQSGSQRYGEFKKAPEGVEGLVPCRGPVEGVVEFLVNGLKQGMGYVGAVNLEELKKKSRFVRLTNAGLHESQARGLFEVKY
- a CDS encoding amidohydrolase family protein, which codes for MGTVEIGQLVLHGKLIENARLEVSTSEDMYFESAVSPGFSDAHAHPQVVDVGEGGHWRDSYEWLENRKLRVNEAAIRKDKELSALLAEATILSSIIDGVTMLSLTGSLEGNIEAVKKLKATPRVVLLPTVMNLDGWSLPENIFVKYVENSFLWDGYFSLGFFVHSIKKADISMLRASYNISRKLHLPFALHLSEGIDEVDALVEALGKELDRVIAVHCIASPEKCRKAGLKVVHCPTSNIYLYNRTLGSIEHFDSLGSDWPLVTGNLFRTFQDAVKLHGATMDLLAKATLGGYEIYNIKPEGDLVTFDDPIEKVLRGESRPVYVFVKSKPIVKDEIIDPYGLSRTDVERIVRERVNYAFEKYGL
- the guaA gene encoding glutamine-hydrolyzing GMP synthase, which produces MHSKNTDYSVVVLDFGGQYAHLIARRIRELNYHSLLLPYDASLEEIQRLNPVAVILSGGPASIYEANAPKPSKEVSHWLLSGEVPVLGICYGHQLLADMLGGEVQRRDEAEYGLSKMNVLQDDELFRGTPKEQTVWMSHRDAVVRLPPDTIRLAETNYSYVAAFRHIAKPIYGVQFHPEVKHTEHGMTILRNFLARITGAQPNWFVEDVVEEKIKELKKKTRGNVLVAVSGGVDSITTATIMLRVFGSNSVHIVFVDTGLLREGEPERVLKTLKSLGFEHIHFVDAKKLFLSRLKGVTDPEEKRKIIAETFREIFVSTVMEVEKKYGQINYLAQGTIYPDRVESGKTSRATAKIKSHHNVVMGQLPGIEILEPLADFYKDEVRKIALKLGIPEEIVYQHPFPGPGLAVRIIGEVTEDKLSILRKATKIVEEEFLKSGWYRKVWQAFPVLLSLKTVGVKGDVRSYEYVVALRVVESEDAMTANFVKLPWELLDRISHRITNEVEGVNRVLYDITNKPPATIEFE